In the Pseudomonas sp. DTU_2021_1001937_2_SI_NGA_ILE_001 genome, one interval contains:
- the purU gene encoding formyltetrahydrofolate deformylase: MRTFRLVSACPDRVGIVAKVSNFLASYNGWITESSHHSDNLSGWFFMRHEIRADSLPLDLQGLREAFAPIAEEFSMDWHITDSAQKKRVVLMASRESHCLADLLHRWHSEELDCEIACVISNHQDLRSMVEWHGIPYFHVPVDPADKAPAFAEVSRLVGEHQADVVVLARYMQILPPQLCQEYANKVINIHHSFLPSFVGAKPYHQAAMRGVKLIGATCHYVTEELDAGPIIEQDVVRISHRENIETLVRLGRDVEKLVLARGLRAHLEDRVMVHDNKTVIFD, translated from the coding sequence ATGCGCACCTTTCGCCTGGTGAGTGCCTGCCCGGACCGGGTTGGCATCGTCGCCAAGGTCAGTAACTTTCTGGCGTCCTACAATGGCTGGATTACAGAATCGAGCCACCATTCCGACAATCTCAGTGGCTGGTTCTTCATGCGTCATGAGATTCGGGCTGACAGCCTGCCGCTGGATCTTCAAGGTTTGCGCGAGGCTTTCGCTCCGATTGCCGAAGAATTCTCCATGGACTGGCATATCACCGACTCGGCCCAGAAGAAACGGGTCGTGCTGATGGCCAGCCGGGAATCGCACTGCCTGGCCGACCTGCTGCACCGCTGGCACAGTGAAGAGCTGGATTGCGAGATCGCCTGTGTGATTTCCAACCACCAGGACCTGCGCAGCATGGTCGAATGGCATGGCATTCCGTACTTCCACGTACCGGTCGACCCGGCTGACAAGGCGCCGGCCTTCGCCGAAGTGTCGCGTCTGGTCGGTGAGCATCAGGCCGATGTGGTGGTGCTGGCGCGCTACATGCAGATCCTGCCGCCGCAGTTGTGCCAAGAGTACGCCAACAAGGTCATCAACATTCACCACAGCTTCCTGCCGTCGTTCGTGGGCGCCAAGCCTTACCACCAGGCGGCCATGCGCGGCGTGAAGCTGATCGGCGCCACCTGTCACTATGTCACCGAAGAACTCGATGCAGGGCCTATCATCGAACAGGACGTGGTGCGCATCAGCCACCGGGAAAACATCGAGACGCTGGTGCGCCTGGGTCGTGACGTGGAAAAACTGGTCCTGGCCCGCGGCCTGCGTGCCCACCTGGAAGACCGGGTGATGGTCCATGACAACAAGACGGTGATCTTCGACTGA
- a CDS encoding glycosyltransferase family 1 protein, protein MTMFYAPASGGVRTYLDAKHRRLQGHPGVRHSLLIPGPRSSHNDGVHEVPAPPLPFGNGYRFPLRVSPWRETLKRLGPDLIEVGDPYLTAWAALDARRQLDVPVIGFYHSDLPLLIANRMGQWMGISAQAYISRLYGNFDRILAPSQAMAGKLIAMGLAQVHVQPLGVDLQAFHPGNRDPSLRQRLGLAADCHLLIFAGRGSREKNLGTLLHCMKRLGPRYHLLLVGSHMPLQVPNNVTVINRFCAASEVAGLLASADALVHAGDQETFGLVVLEAMASGIPVVAVNAGAFAEIVTSGCGLLCEPRQPKAMAAAVRELFSHDVQAIGRYARQRVETHYNWDRVVSGLLEHYRAVLGSHRPVRANG, encoded by the coding sequence ATGACCATGTTCTACGCCCCGGCCAGTGGCGGCGTGCGTACCTACCTGGATGCCAAGCATCGGCGTCTGCAGGGTCACCCCGGCGTGCGGCACAGCCTGCTGATTCCCGGCCCGCGCTCCAGCCACAACGATGGCGTGCATGAGGTACCGGCACCGCCCCTGCCGTTCGGTAACGGCTATCGCTTTCCGCTGCGCGTCAGCCCCTGGCGCGAAACGCTCAAGCGCCTTGGCCCCGACCTCATCGAAGTCGGCGACCCTTACCTCACCGCCTGGGCAGCCCTGGATGCGCGCCGGCAACTTGATGTACCGGTGATCGGTTTCTATCACTCCGACCTGCCGCTGCTGATCGCCAACCGCATGGGGCAATGGATGGGGATCAGCGCGCAGGCCTACATAAGCCGCCTGTATGGCAACTTCGACCGCATCCTGGCGCCCAGCCAGGCGATGGCCGGCAAGCTGATCGCCATGGGTCTGGCGCAGGTCCACGTGCAACCCCTGGGGGTCGACCTGCAAGCCTTTCATCCAGGAAACCGCGACCCGTCGCTGCGACAACGCCTTGGCCTGGCGGCGGACTGCCATCTGCTGATATTTGCCGGGCGCGGCTCACGGGAGAAGAACCTGGGCACCCTGCTGCACTGCATGAAACGGCTGGGGCCGCGTTACCACCTGCTGCTGGTCGGCTCGCACATGCCCCTCCAGGTGCCGAACAACGTCACGGTGATCAACCGCTTCTGCGCCGCGAGCGAAGTCGCCGGGCTGTTGGCCAGTGCCGATGCTCTGGTACATGCCGGCGACCAGGAAACCTTCGGCCTGGTGGTCCTTGAAGCCATGGCCAGCGGTATTCCGGTGGTGGCGGTGAATGCCGGAGCCTTTGCCGAGATCGTCACCAGCGGTTGCGGCCTGCTGTGCGAACCCCGCCAGCCCAAGGCGATGGCCGCCGCCGTGCGTGAACTGTTCAGCCACGACGTGCAGGCCATAGGGCGCTACGCCCGACAACGGGTAGAGACCCACTACAACTGGGACCGCGTGGTCAGTGGCCTGCTCGAACACTACCGGGCGGTACTCGGCAGCCACCGACCGGTACGTGCCAATGGCTGA
- a CDS encoding polysaccharide deacetylase family protein, with translation MAERPPARPPAVLLVLHDVAPCSWQAYLPLLQALDERGSIPLTWLVVPNFHRQCPLDSDPALLRLLDRRLALGDELVLHGRYHCDDGPAPRTPVDYLRRRIYTHEGEFQPLSQAQALTHLDAGIELFRQHAWPLYGFVAPGWLMGVGTRQALRQRPLQYTSDRRHFYRLPTFTPEPAPSLVWSARSAWRRGASRVWCEWQQRQWRQAPVIRLGLHPVDMQHASARQYWLKVLDQLLAEGRQALTKRDWLFAQADSSSSVLSSLPLACN, from the coding sequence ATGGCTGAACGGCCACCGGCACGTCCACCGGCAGTTTTGCTGGTGCTGCATGACGTCGCGCCCTGTAGCTGGCAGGCCTACCTGCCGCTGCTGCAAGCGCTCGACGAGCGCGGCTCCATCCCGCTGACCTGGCTGGTGGTGCCGAATTTTCACAGGCAGTGCCCGCTTGACAGCGATCCGGCCCTGCTGCGCCTGCTCGACCGGCGCCTCGCCTTGGGCGACGAGCTGGTGCTGCATGGCCGGTACCATTGTGATGACGGCCCGGCACCGCGCACTCCGGTGGATTACCTGCGCCGGCGAATCTACACCCACGAAGGTGAATTCCAGCCCCTCAGCCAGGCGCAGGCCCTGACGCATCTGGACGCCGGTATCGAGCTGTTCCGCCAGCACGCCTGGCCCTTGTACGGTTTCGTGGCACCCGGCTGGCTGATGGGCGTCGGCACCCGGCAAGCCTTGCGGCAGCGGCCCTTGCAGTACACCAGTGACCGTCGGCACTTCTACCGCTTGCCGACGTTCACGCCCGAGCCGGCGCCAAGCCTGGTGTGGAGCGCTCGCAGCGCATGGCGGCGCGGTGCCTCGCGGGTATGGTGTGAGTGGCAGCAGCGGCAGTGGCGCCAGGCCCCGGTGATTCGCCTGGGCCTGCATCCGGTGGACATGCAGCATGCCTCGGCCAGGCAATACTGGCTGAAGGTGCTCGACCAATTGCTGGCCGAGGGGCGACAAGCGTTGACCAAGCGCGACTGGCTGTTCGCTCAGGCCGACTCGTCTAGCTCGGTGCTGTCTTCGCTGCCGCTAGCCTGCAACTGA
- a CDS encoding helicase HerA-like domain-containing protein: MQHVNQIILGADPGGQPVGQAIGLANRHGLIAGATGTGKTVTLQHLAEAFSDAGVAVFAADIKGDLCGLGAAGQPQGKVAERIASMPWLGHRPQAYPVLLWDIDARTGHPLRTTLSEVGPLLLGNLLELSDSQQSTLYAAFKVADREGLLLLDLKDLKALLGHLREHPELLAEDAALMTAASVQALLRRLAGLEQQGAEALFGEPALQLQDLLQADADGRGRIHLLDARRLVHEAPKVYATFLLWLLAELFEQLPERGDAEQPLLALFFDEAHLLFSGTPKALQERLEQVVRLIRSKGVGVYFVTQSPGDLPDAVLAQLGLRIQHGLRAFTAREQKALRAVAEGFRPNPAFDTRAVLTELGIGEALVGTLQDKGTPAQVQRVMIAPPQSRIGPLSDAERRMCIAGSPLAGRYDQAIDRESAYERLVARAVAAPEVERAPAEKVERQGRFSDKAADLLGGLAGQAMRNAMRQAANQLGRELVRGLMGSLLGGRKRR, from the coding sequence ATGCAGCATGTCAATCAGATCATCCTGGGCGCGGACCCGGGCGGCCAGCCGGTCGGCCAGGCCATTGGACTGGCCAACCGCCATGGCCTCATCGCCGGCGCCACCGGGACCGGCAAGACCGTCACCCTGCAGCATCTGGCCGAGGCCTTCAGCGACGCGGGCGTCGCGGTCTTCGCTGCCGACATAAAGGGCGACCTATGCGGCCTGGGCGCGGCCGGCCAGCCACAGGGCAAGGTCGCTGAGCGCATTGCCAGCATGCCGTGGCTGGGCCATCGACCACAGGCCTATCCGGTGCTGCTCTGGGACATCGACGCACGCACCGGTCATCCGCTGCGCACCACCCTGAGCGAAGTGGGGCCGCTGCTGCTGGGCAACCTGCTGGAACTGAGCGACAGCCAGCAGTCAACGTTGTATGCCGCCTTCAAGGTGGCTGATCGTGAAGGGCTGTTGTTGCTGGACCTGAAGGATCTCAAGGCTTTGCTCGGCCACCTGCGCGAGCATCCGGAGCTGCTCGCAGAGGATGCGGCGTTGATGACCGCCGCTTCCGTACAGGCCCTGTTACGGCGCCTTGCCGGTCTTGAGCAACAAGGCGCCGAAGCCCTGTTCGGTGAGCCCGCGCTGCAATTGCAGGACCTGTTGCAAGCCGACGCGGACGGCCGCGGGCGCATTCATTTGCTCGATGCGCGGCGCCTGGTGCATGAAGCCCCCAAGGTCTATGCCACCTTCCTGCTCTGGTTGCTGGCCGAGCTGTTCGAACAGTTGCCCGAGCGCGGCGATGCCGAGCAGCCGCTGTTGGCGCTGTTCTTCGACGAGGCGCACCTGTTGTTCAGTGGCACGCCGAAAGCCTTGCAGGAGCGCCTGGAGCAGGTGGTGCGGCTGATCCGTTCCAAGGGGGTAGGGGTGTACTTCGTGACCCAGTCGCCCGGCGACCTTCCCGATGCGGTGCTGGCCCAGCTGGGGCTGCGTATCCAGCATGGCCTGCGGGCCTTCACCGCGCGAGAACAGAAGGCCTTGCGTGCGGTGGCCGAAGGCTTTCGGCCCAACCCGGCGTTCGATACCCGTGCGGTGTTGACTGAGCTGGGCATTGGCGAAGCGCTGGTGGGCACCTTGCAGGACAAGGGCACGCCGGCGCAGGTGCAGCGCGTCATGATCGCACCGCCGCAGTCGCGCATCGGCCCGTTGAGCGACGCCGAGCGCCGAATGTGTATCGCCGGCTCACCCTTGGCAGGGCGTTACGATCAGGCCATCGACCGTGAATCGGCCTATGAACGCCTGGTTGCGCGTGCCGTCGCTGCGCCCGAGGTCGAACGGGCGCCGGCCGAGAAGGTTGAGCGGCAGGGGCGATTCAGTGACAAGGCCGCTGATCTGCTGGGCGGGCTGGCCGGGCAGGCGATGAGGAACGCCATGCGGCAGGCCGCCAATCAATTGGGGAGGGAGTTGGTGCGTGGACTGATGGGGTCGTTGCTGGGCGGCAGGAAGCGTCGTTGA
- a CDS encoding CoA transferase subunit A — MAEIMSLQDAVKRLVNDGDTVALEGFTHLIPSAAGHEIIRQGKRDLTLVRMTPDLIYDQLIGAGCVKRLVFSWGGNPGVGSLHRLRDAVEKQWPRDLELEEHSHADLANAYVAGASGLPFAVLRAYAGSDLPKVNPLIKTVTCPFTGEVLAAVPSVRPDVTVIHAQKADRKGNVLIWGILGSQKEAALAAKRCIVTVEEIVDDLQAPMNSCVLPTWALSAVCVVPGGAHPSYAHGYYERDNRFYQDWDPIARDRETFKAWVDEYIHGTADFNEFRNKLASAAEAK, encoded by the coding sequence ATGGCTGAAATCATGTCTTTACAGGATGCGGTGAAACGACTGGTCAACGATGGCGACACCGTTGCACTGGAAGGTTTCACTCACCTGATTCCTTCTGCCGCTGGGCACGAAATCATCCGCCAGGGCAAGCGTGACCTGACCCTGGTGCGCATGACGCCAGACCTGATCTATGACCAGTTGATCGGCGCCGGCTGCGTCAAGCGCCTGGTCTTCTCCTGGGGCGGCAACCCCGGTGTCGGCTCGCTGCACCGCCTGCGCGATGCGGTGGAGAAACAATGGCCGCGCGACCTGGAGCTTGAAGAACACAGCCATGCCGACCTGGCCAACGCCTACGTGGCTGGTGCTTCCGGGCTGCCCTTCGCGGTGCTGCGCGCCTACGCCGGTTCCGACCTGCCGAAGGTCAACCCGCTGATCAAGACCGTCACCTGTCCATTCACCGGCGAAGTGTTGGCCGCCGTGCCTTCGGTACGCCCCGACGTGACCGTGATCCATGCCCAGAAGGCCGACCGCAAGGGCAACGTGCTGATCTGGGGCATTCTCGGTTCGCAGAAGGAAGCGGCGCTGGCGGCCAAGCGTTGCATCGTGACCGTCGAAGAAATCGTCGACGACCTGCAGGCGCCGATGAACTCCTGCGTGCTGCCGACCTGGGCGCTGAGTGCCGTATGCGTGGTGCCCGGCGGTGCCCATCCGTCCTACGCCCACGGTTACTACGAGCGTGACAACCGCTTCTACCAGGACTGGGACCCGATCGCCCGTGATCGCGAAACGTTCAAGGCCTGGGTCGACGAGTACATCCATGGCACCGCGGATTTCAATGAATTCCGCAACAAGCTGGCCAGCGCTGCGGAGGCAAAATAA
- the sbcB gene encoding exodeoxyribonuclease I: MKPSIFWYDYETTGINPRSDRPLQMAGIRTDGDLNEIAAPVNLYCQPADDILPHPAACLVTGITPQRLAEKGLCEADFMARVHAELAAPGTCGAGYNTLRFDDEMTRYSLYRNFFDPYAREWQGGNSRWDLIDVVRAAYALRPEGVVWPEEDGRVTLKLERLTQANGIEHGQAHDALSDVRATIALAKLIRERQPKLYDYLFALRSKQKVQEQIRLLQPLVHISGRFSAARHYLGVVLPLAWHPRNRNALIVCDLHLDHSPLLELDAESLRQRLYKRREELADGESPVPLKLLHINRCPVIAPLNVLREEDRERLQLDMSIMRERAAALTQNPELWQARLQALYEQEDFEASQDPEQQLYDGFIGERDRRLCEQVRGAEPSQLAQPIWPFDDARLPELLFRYRARNFSETLSREEQQRWLNFCRLRLTRAEYGAPNTLQSFTQALVELSLNSKTEQLKILSEWQDYVQGLRTRLGI, encoded by the coding sequence GTGAAGCCCAGCATCTTCTGGTACGACTACGAAACCACCGGCATCAATCCACGCAGTGATCGCCCCTTGCAGATGGCCGGCATCCGTACCGACGGCGACCTCAATGAAATCGCGGCACCGGTCAATCTGTACTGTCAGCCTGCCGATGACATCCTGCCGCATCCGGCGGCGTGCCTGGTGACCGGCATCACGCCTCAGCGCCTGGCCGAGAAGGGCCTGTGCGAGGCCGACTTCATGGCCCGCGTGCATGCCGAGCTGGCCGCACCAGGTACCTGCGGTGCGGGTTACAACACCTTGCGGTTCGACGACGAGATGACCCGCTACAGCCTGTATCGCAACTTCTTCGACCCCTATGCCCGCGAGTGGCAGGGTGGTAACAGCCGCTGGGATCTCATCGACGTGGTGCGTGCCGCCTATGCCTTGCGCCCCGAAGGGGTCGTCTGGCCGGAGGAGGACGGGCGAGTCACCCTCAAGCTCGAACGCCTGACCCAGGCCAATGGCATCGAGCACGGGCAGGCTCACGATGCGCTGTCCGACGTACGCGCCACCATCGCCCTGGCGAAACTGATCCGCGAACGGCAACCGAAACTCTACGATTATCTGTTCGCCCTGCGCAGCAAGCAGAAGGTTCAGGAGCAGATCCGCCTCTTGCAGCCGCTGGTGCATATCTCCGGGCGCTTCTCTGCCGCCCGGCATTATCTGGGGGTGGTCCTGCCGCTGGCCTGGCATCCGCGCAACCGTAATGCGCTGATCGTCTGCGACCTGCACCTGGATCATTCGCCCTTGCTGGAACTCGACGCAGAGTCGTTGCGCCAGCGGCTTTACAAGCGTCGTGAAGAATTGGCCGACGGCGAGTCGCCGGTGCCGTTGAAACTGCTGCATATAAATCGTTGCCCGGTCATTGCGCCGCTCAATGTTCTGCGTGAAGAGGACCGTGAACGTCTGCAACTGGACATGTCGATAATGCGCGAGCGTGCCGCTGCCCTGACGCAAAATCCCGAACTTTGGCAGGCGCGCTTGCAGGCGCTATATGAACAAGAAGATTTCGAGGCGTCGCAGGACCCCGAGCAGCAGTTGTACGACGGTTTTATCGGGGAGCGGGATCGACGTTTGTGCGAACAAGTGCGTGGCGCCGAGCCTTCGCAACTGGCACAACCCATATGGCCTTTTGATGACGCACGGCTGCCGGAACTCTTGTTTCGCTACCGCGCACGTAACTTTTCCGAGACCTTGAGCAGGGAAGAACAACAACGCTGGCTGAATTTCTGTCGCTTGCGCCTGACCCGCGCGGAATACGGGGCGCCGAACACGTTGCAAAGTTTTACCCAGGCGCTGGTCGAATTGTCGCTGAACTCGAAAACCGAGCAATTGAAGATATTGAGCGAGTGGCAAGATTATGTGCAGGGACTGCGCACCCGACTGGGTATCTAG
- the mvaT gene encoding histone-like nucleoid-structuring protein MvaT: protein MSLINEYRATEEAIKELQARLKNLSQDDKLQAELEFEGKLRTLMGEYQKSLRDIISLLDPDAKVNKAPRSAAVKTTGTKRARKVKQYKNPHNGEVIETKGGNHKTLKEWKAKWGSDEVESWATLLG, encoded by the coding sequence ATGTCTCTGATCAACGAATACCGCGCCACTGAAGAAGCCATCAAAGAGCTGCAGGCTCGTCTGAAGAACCTGTCCCAAGATGACAAACTGCAGGCCGAGCTGGAATTCGAAGGCAAGCTGCGGACGCTGATGGGTGAGTACCAGAAGTCCCTGCGCGACATCATTTCCCTGCTGGACCCAGACGCCAAAGTTAACAAGGCGCCACGCAGCGCCGCCGTTAAAACCACGGGCACCAAGCGCGCCCGCAAGGTCAAGCAATACAAGAACCCGCACAACGGCGAAGTCATCGAAACAAAAGGTGGCAACCACAAGACCCTGAAAGAGTGGAAAGCCAAGTGGGGCAGCGACGAAGTTGAAAGCTGGGCCACGCTGCTGGGCTGA
- a CDS encoding CoA-transferase subunit beta, which translates to MMTYSTSEMMTIAAARRLHNGTVCFVGIGLPSKAANLARLTSSPDVVLIYESGPIGAKPSVLPLSIGDGELAETADTVVSTSEIFRYWLQGGRVDLGFLGAAQVDRFGNINTTVVGDYHKPKVRLPGAGGAPEIAGSAKSVLIILKQSPRSFVDRLDFITSVGHGEGGDSRKRLGLPGAGPVGIITDLCVMEPEEGSNEFIVTTLHPGVTREQVVAATGWPVRFAENVAVSAEPSEAELTALRDLEARTAAAHGQVAGEA; encoded by the coding sequence ATAATGACCTATTCCACCAGTGAAATGATGACCATCGCCGCTGCGCGTCGTCTGCACAACGGCACCGTCTGCTTCGTGGGCATCGGCCTGCCGTCCAAGGCCGCCAACCTGGCGCGCCTGACCTCCAGCCCGGACGTGGTCCTGATCTACGAGTCCGGCCCCATCGGTGCCAAGCCCAGCGTCCTGCCGCTGTCGATCGGCGACGGCGAGCTGGCCGAGACCGCCGACACCGTGGTGTCGACCAGCGAGATCTTCCGCTACTGGCTGCAGGGCGGCCGGGTCGACCTGGGCTTCCTGGGGGCTGCACAGGTCGACCGCTTTGGCAATATCAACACCACCGTGGTAGGTGACTACCACAAGCCCAAGGTGCGCCTGCCGGGTGCCGGTGGTGCGCCGGAGATCGCCGGCTCCGCCAAGTCGGTGCTGATCATCCTCAAGCAGTCGCCGCGTTCGTTCGTCGACCGTCTGGACTTCATCACCTCGGTGGGCCACGGCGAAGGCGGCGACTCGCGCAAGCGCCTGGGCCTGCCTGGGGCCGGGCCGGTGGGCATCATCACCGACCTGTGCGTGATGGAGCCGGAGGAGGGCAGCAACGAATTCATCGTCACCACCCTGCACCCCGGCGTCACCCGTGAGCAGGTGGTGGCCGCCACCGGCTGGCCGGTGCGCTTTGCCGAGAACGTCGCGGTTTCCGCCGAACCGAGCGAGGCCGAGCTGACCGCCCTGCGCGACCTGGAAGCCCGCACCGCCGCCGCCCATGGCCAAGTGGCAGGAGAAGCCTGA
- the pcaR gene encoding pca regulon transcriptional regulator PcaR, whose translation MNEELRNSFVSLAPPIVASPAKRIQALTGDPDFMTSLARGLAVIHAFQERKRHLTIAQISHRTEIPRAAVRRCLHTLIKLGYATTDGRTYSLLPKVLTLGHAYLSSTPLAVSSQPYLDRMSDQLHEACNMATLEGDDILYIARSATTQRLISVDLSVGGRLPAYCTSMGRILLAALDDVSLREYLDHVDLQPKTSRTIRTTEALYECLQQVRQQGWCIVDQELEQGLRSIAVPVYDASGQVLAALNVSTSAARVARSELEQRFLPIMLDASRELSAQIFT comes from the coding sequence ATGAATGAAGAACTGCGTAATTCTTTTGTTTCCCTGGCGCCGCCCATCGTCGCCTCGCCAGCCAAGCGCATCCAGGCCCTGACGGGTGATCCCGATTTCATGACGTCCCTGGCCCGCGGGCTGGCGGTGATCCATGCCTTCCAGGAGCGCAAGCGGCATCTGACCATCGCGCAGATCAGCCACCGCACCGAGATTCCTCGCGCAGCGGTGCGTCGTTGCCTGCACACCCTCATCAAGCTCGGCTACGCGACGACGGACGGTCGTACCTATTCGCTGCTGCCCAAGGTCTTGACCCTGGGGCATGCCTACCTGTCGTCCACCCCCCTCGCGGTTTCTTCGCAGCCCTACCTGGACCGCATGAGCGACCAACTGCACGAGGCCTGCAACATGGCCACCCTGGAAGGCGACGACATTCTCTACATCGCCCGTTCGGCCACCACTCAGCGGCTGATTTCCGTCGACCTGTCGGTAGGCGGCCGCCTGCCGGCCTATTGCACGTCGATGGGGCGCATTCTGCTGGCGGCACTGGACGACGTCTCGCTGCGCGAATACCTCGACCATGTCGACCTGCAACCCAAGACCAGCCGTACCATTCGCACGACCGAGGCGCTCTACGAATGCCTGCAGCAGGTGCGCCAGCAAGGCTGGTGCATCGTCGACCAGGAGCTGGAGCAAGGCCTGCGCTCGATTGCCGTGCCGGTCTACGACGCTTCCGGCCAGGTCCTTGCGGCGCTCAACGTCAGCACCAGTGCCGCTCGAGTGGCGCGCAGCGAGCTGGAGCAGCGCTTCCTGCCGATCATGCTGGATGCCAGTCGCGAACTGAGCGCGCAGATCTTCACCTGA
- a CDS encoding inorganic phosphate transporter, producing MIDLFSGLDAWVLVSLLLALAFVLSFEFINGFHDTANAVATVIYTKAMPPHLAVFASGIFNFLGVLLGGVGVAYAIVHLLPVELLINVNTGHGLAMVFSLLTAAIAWNLGTWYFGIPASSSHTLIGSILGVGLANALINGIPVGEGVNWQKAIDIGASLVFSPLAGFIAAGLLLVALKWWRPQSKMHKTPEQRRKVDDKKHPPFWNRLVLVISAMAVSFVHGSNDGQKGIGLIMLVLIGIVPAQFVLDLSSTTYQIERTRDATLHLSQFYQRNHDTLGEFLALGKADKSDLPSHAACDPKQTEPTIDALLGKLQGVTDYRALSSEDRVEVRRYLLCLDDSARKVSKLPDLAAREKSDLAKLRKDLTATTEYAPFWVIIAVALALGIGTMVGWKRVVLTIGEKIGRQGMTYAQGMSAQITTATAIGLANVFSLPVSTTHILSSGVAGTMVANRSGLQAGTIRTILLAWVLTLPATVALSACLFWLASMALS from the coding sequence ATGATCGATTTATTCAGCGGACTTGATGCCTGGGTATTGGTGAGCCTGCTACTCGCCCTCGCATTCGTCCTGTCGTTCGAGTTCATCAACGGCTTCCATGACACGGCCAACGCGGTGGCCACGGTGATCTACACCAAGGCCATGCCGCCGCACCTGGCGGTGTTCGCCTCTGGCATCTTCAACTTCCTGGGGGTACTGCTCGGCGGTGTAGGTGTGGCCTACGCGATCGTGCACCTGCTGCCGGTAGAACTGCTGATCAACGTCAACACCGGCCATGGCCTGGCCATGGTGTTCTCGCTGCTCACCGCCGCCATCGCCTGGAACCTGGGCACCTGGTACTTTGGTATTCCGGCTTCCAGCTCCCACACCCTGATCGGTTCGATCCTCGGGGTAGGCCTGGCCAACGCGTTGATCAATGGCATTCCGGTGGGCGAAGGCGTCAACTGGCAGAAAGCCATAGACATCGGCGCCTCGCTGGTGTTCTCGCCCCTGGCAGGTTTCATCGCGGCCGGTCTGCTGCTGGTCGCGCTGAAATGGTGGCGCCCGCAGTCGAAAATGCACAAGACCCCCGAACAGCGCCGCAAGGTGGACGACAAGAAGCACCCACCGTTCTGGAATCGTCTGGTCCTGGTGATCTCCGCCATGGCGGTAAGCTTCGTGCACGGCTCCAACGACGGCCAGAAAGGCATCGGCCTGATCATGCTGGTGCTGATCGGTATCGTGCCGGCGCAGTTCGTTCTCGACCTGAGCAGCACCACCTACCAGATCGAGCGTACCCGTGACGCCACCCTGCACCTGAGCCAGTTCTACCAGCGCAACCACGACACCCTGGGCGAGTTCCTGGCCCTGGGCAAGGCCGACAAGAGCGACCTGCCGTCTCATGCCGCCTGCGACCCGAAACAGACCGAGCCGACCATCGACGCACTGCTAGGCAAGCTGCAGGGCGTGACCGACTATCGCGCGCTCAGTTCTGAAGACCGTGTCGAAGTACGCCGCTACCTGCTGTGCCTGGACGACAGCGCACGCAAGGTCAGCAAACTGCCGGACCTCGCCGCCCGTGAAAAATCCGACCTGGCCAAGCTGCGCAAGGACCTGACCGCCACCACCGAATACGCACCTTTCTGGGTCATCATTGCAGTGGCCCTGGCGCTGGGCATCGGCACCATGGTTGGCTGGAAGCGCGTGGTACTGACCATCGGCGAGAAGATCGGCCGCCAGGGCATGACCTATGCCCAGGGCATGTCGGCACAGATCACCACCGCCACCGCCATCGGCCTGGCCAACGTGTTCAGCCTGCCGGTCTCGACCACCCATATCCTGTCGTCCGGCGTGGCCGGCACCATGGTCGCCAACCGCAGCGGCCTGCAGGCCGGGACCATCCGCACCATCCTGCTGGCCTGGGTGCTGACCCTGCCAGCCACTGTCGCGCTCTCCGCCTGCCTGTTCTGGCTGGCCTCCATGGCGCTGTCCTGA